A DNA window from Paralichthys olivaceus isolate ysfri-2021 chromosome 3, ASM2471397v2, whole genome shotgun sequence contains the following coding sequences:
- the acer1 gene encoding alkaline ceramidase 1 has translation MGGFYSSERMAGVFSYESSEIDWCEDNYRHSEHVVEYFNTMSSFFFFIISPVMLYLLHPYAKERSLSIHMVWIMMIFVGLFSAYFHMTLSFVGQMLDELSILWVLAAGYAIWFPRRLFPSFIKDRSTFSRLILLVTVVTSVSSFVKPTANAYALNCFGLHLLYTLAVEMRCCTDQKVLRLAKMSVALWILAISCWISDRFGCSFWQQLNFCYLHGIWHILIVMSVAYGSTLIAYLDAHYEIPYSLPGLEFWPCDEWSVGLPHIVLKGTTKTHKRC, from the exons atggggG gCTTCTACTCCAGTGAAAGGATGGCAGGAGTCTTCTCCTACGAGAGTTCAGAAATCGACTGGTGTGAAGACAACTACAGACACTCTGAACACGTGGTGGAATATTTCAACACT atgagcagctttttttttttcatcatatctCCTGTCATGCTCTACCTCCTTCATCCTTACGCCAAAGAGAGAAGCCTGTCAATCCACATGGTTTGGATCATGATGATTTTTGTGG GACTCTTCTCAGCGTACTTCCACATGACTCTGAGTTTCGTTGGCCAGATGTTAGATGAGCTGTCAATCCTGTGGGTGTTGGCAGCGGGATACGCAATCTGGTTTCCCCGCAGGCTGTTTCCTTCTTTTATAAAAGACAG GTCCACATTTTCACGTCTCATCCTGTTGGTTACTGTCGTCACCTCTGTGTCATCATTCGTCAAACCTACAGCCAACGCCTACGCTTTAAACTGTTTTGGCCTCCACCTGCTTTACACTCTGGCAGTCGAGATGAGATG cTGCACTGACCAGAAGGTTCTGCGACTGGCCAAGATGTCTGTGGCTCTGTGGATACTTGCCATCTCCTGCTGGATTAGCGATCGCTTTGGCTGCAGCTTCTGGCAGCAGCTTAACTTCTGCTACCTGCACGGTATCTG GCACATTCTCATTGTGATGTCGGTGGCTTATGGCAGCACCCTGATAGCTTACCTGGATGCACACTATGAGATACCGTACTCACTGCCTGGATTGGAGTTCTGGCCCTGTGATGAATGGTCTGTTGGATTACCTCACATTGTCCTGAAAGGCACAACCAAAACACATAAACGGTGCTAA
- the myo1f gene encoding unconventional myosin-If — MAKYHWQSQNVKQSGVDDMVLLSKITEDAIVENLKKRYMDDYIFTYIGPVLISVNPFKQMPYFTDREIELYQGAAQYENPPHIYALTDNMYRNMMIEAENQCVIISGESGAGKTVAAKYIMGYISKVSGGGSKVQHVKDIILQSNPLLEAFGNAKTVRNNNSSRFGKYFEIQFSRGGEPDGGKISNFLLEKSRVVNQNENERNFHIYYQLMEGTNAQQKEGLGIMTPDYYYYLNQSGTYKVDGTNDCKDFQETMEAMQVIGIPGDIQAQVLQIIAGILHLGNISFIEAGNYGQVESTDLLAFPAYLLGIDSSRLQDKLTSRKMDSKWGGKSESINVTLNQEQATYTRDALAKALYARLFDYLVEAINKAIQKPHEEFSIGVLDIYGFEIFQKNGFEQFCINFVNEKLQQIFIELTLKAEQEEYVQEGIKWTPIEYFNNKIVCDLIENKLNPPGIMSVLDDVCATMHAKGEGADGTLLQKLQAAVGTHEHFNSWNSGFVIHHYAGKVSYEITGFCERNRDVLFPDLIELMQSSEYDFIRSLFPENLNTDKKGRPTTASSKIKKQANDLVNTLMKCTPHYIRCIKPNETKRPKDWEESRARHQVEYLGLRENIRVRRAGFAYRRVFNKFLMRYAILTAETWPGWRGPEQQGVLHLLRSVNMDNDQYQMGRSKIFVKNPESLFLLEEMRERKFDTFARIIQKAWRRYIARKKYEQMREEASDILYNSKERRKNSINRNFVGDYLGLEQRPELRQFLSKRERVDFADSVNKFDRRFKSIKRDLILTPKGIYLIGREKVKKGPEKGQIREVLKRKLEFGSINGVSLSTRQDDFFILHESQYDSLLESNFKTEFLSLLSKRYEDVAGRKLTISFTDRLEFRVKKEGWGGGGSRMVIFQRGQGDLAQLKPGGKVLTITVGDGLPKSSKPTRKSVPQSHGGGRNHISSRAHQNGAAKFSRAPQPQPSEMTYSTSHKQGRPPSNALPKLGSQRAPRVPTHNQHSQGNMDFLNVPDQGMSGKQRRRSINQRPPPAPKHQPRPKGPRCRALYQYVGQDTDEISFEVNDVFDLVKEDPTGWWTGRINGREGLFPGNYVEKI; from the exons ATG GCCAAGTATCACTGGCAGAGTCAGAATGTGAAGCAGAGCGGCGTGGACGACATGGTCTTGTTGTCCAAGATCACAGAGGACGCCATCGTGGAGAACCTGAAGAAGAGATACATGGACGACTACATCTTT ACTTATATCGGCCCCGTGTTGATCTCAGTGAACCCGTTCAAACAGATGCCCTATTTCACCGACAGAGAAATTGAACTTTATCAAGGAGCC gCCCAGTATGAGAACCCCCCTCACATCTACGCCTTGACCGACAACATGTACAGAAACATGATGATCGAAGCAGAAAACCAGTGTGTCATCATCAG TGGTGAGAGCGGTGCTGGAAAGACAGTGGCTGCCAAATACATCATGGGTTACATTTCTAAAGTATCTGGAGGAGGATCGAAAGtgcag caTGTGAAAGACATCATCCTACAGTCCAATCCTTTGCTGGAAGCCTTCGGTAATGCCAAGACTGTACGCAACAACAACTCCAGTCGTTTT GGGAAATACTTCGAGATTCAgttcagcagaggaggagagccaGACGGCGGCAAAATCTCAAACTTCCTGCTGGAGAAGTCGAGGGTGGTAAACCAGAATGAGAACGAGAGGAACTTCCACATTTACTATCAG CTGATGGAGGGCACCAACGCTCAGCAGAAAGAGGGCCTGGGCATCATGACCCCGGACTACTACTACTACCTCAACCAGTCTGGGACCTATAAGGTGGATGGGACCAATGATTGCAAAGACTTCCAAGAGACTATG GAGGCGATGCAGGTGATCGGGATCCCAGGTGACATCCAGGCTCAGGTGCTGCAGATCATCGCAGGCATCCTCCACCtgggaaacatcagcttcatagAGGCAGGCAACTACGGCCAGGTGGAGAGCACGGACc TGCTCGCCTTCCCTGCCTACCTGCTGGGCATCGACTCCAGCCGTCTGCAGGACAAGCTGACCAGCAGGAAGATGGACTCAAAGTGGGGAGGGAAGTCCGAGTCCATCAACGTGACCCTGAACCAGGAGCAGGCCACCTACACACGAGACGCTCTGGCCAAGGCCCTCTACGCACGACTCTTTGACTATCTGGTTGAG GCCATAAATAAAGCCATTCAGAAACCACATGAAGAATTCAGTATTGGTGTTCTCGACATTTATGGCTTTGAAATATTCCAG AAAAATGGCTTTGAGCAGTTCTGCATCAACTTTGTGAACGAAAAACTGCAGCAAATCTTTATTGAACTCACTCTGAAGGCTGAGCAG GAAGAGTATGTTCAGGAGGGCATCAAGTGGACACCTATCGAGTACTTCAACAACAAGATTGTGTGTGACCTCATTGAAAATAAACTG AACCCTCCAGGTATAATGAGCGTGCTGGATGATGTGTGTGCCACTATGCACGCTAAAGGAGAAGGCGCAGATGGCACACTGCTGCAGAAACTGCAGGCCGCTGTGGGGACGCATGAACATTTCAACAGCTGGAACTCCGGCTTTGTCATACATCACTACGCCGGCAAG GTGTCATATGAAATCACCGGCTTCTGTGAGAGAAACCGGGATGTGCTTTTCCCCGACCTCATAGAGCTCATGCAGAGCAGCGAGTA TGACTTCATCCGTAGCTTGTTCCCTGAAAACCTAAACACTGATAAGAAAGGGAGGCCGACCACAGCCAGCTCCAAGATCAAG AAACAAGCCAATGACCTGGTGAACACCCTGATGAAGTGCACTCCGCACTACATCCGCTGTATCAAACCCAATGAGACAAAAAGACCTAAAGACTGGGAGGAGAGCAG GGCGCGACATCAGGTTGAATACCTTGGACTGCGGGAAAACATACGAGTGAGACGAGCTGGATTCGCGTACCGTAGGGTCTTCAACAAGTTTCTGATGAG GTATGCCATTCTGACAGCGGAGACATGGCCGGGCTGGAGGGGTCCAGAGCAGCAGGGGGTCCTTCACCTCCTCCGCTCTGTCAACATGGACAATGACCAGTATCAGATGGGACGCTCCAAAATCTTCGTCAAGAACCCTGAATCG CTGTTTCTTCTGgaggagatgagggagaggaagtTTGACACGTTCGCTAGGATCATCCAGAAAGCCTGGAGACGGTACATCGCCAGGAAGAAGTATGAACAaatgagagaggagg CCTCGGACATCTTGTACAACTCCAAGGAGCGGAGGAAGAACAGCATCAACAGGAACTTCGTCGGCGACTACCTCGGCCTGGAGCAGAGGCCCGAGTTGCGACAGTTTCTGTCCAAGAGGGAGCGCGTCGACTTCGCTGATTCAGTCAATAAGTTTGATCGCAGGTTCAAG TCCATCAAGAGAGATTTGATCTTGACCCCGAAGGGCATCTATCTGATTGGTCgagagaaggtgaagaaagGGCCCGAGAAGGGACAGATAAGGGAGGTGCTGAAACGAAAGCTGGAGTTTGGAAGCATCAATGGCGTCTCTCTCAG tacGAGACAGGATGATTTCTTCATCCTGCACGAGTCTCAGTACGACAGCCTGCTGGAGTCCAACTTCAAGACAGAGTTCCTCAGCCTGCTCTCCAAACGCTACGAGGACGTGGCCGGGAGAAAACTGACCATCTCCTTCACTGACAG ACTGGAGTTCAGGGTGAAGAAGGAGGGCTGGGGTGGAGGAGGCTCCAGGATGGTCATCTTCCAGAGGGGGCAAGGAGACCTGGCCCAGCTCAAACCTGGAGGGAAGGTCCTCACCATCACAGTGGGAGATGGACTACCCAAGTCCTCCA AGCCGACCAGGAAGAGTGTCCCACAGTCTCATGGTGGAGGGAGAAATCATATATCCAGCAGAG ctCACCAGAATGGAGCAGCCAAGTTTTCCAGAGCTCCTCAGCCCCAACCTTCAGAAATGACATATTCGACCTCGCACAAACAAGGCCGGCCACCTAGCAACGCTCTGCCCAAACTGGGTTCTCAGCGGGCCCCCAGGGTCCCAACCCACAACCAGCACAGCCAAGGCAACATGGACTTCCTGAATGTGCCTGACCAGGGCATGTCAGG gaagcagaggagaaggagcatCAATCAGcgacctcctcctgctcctaaACATCAGCCTCGACCCAAGGGGCCTCGCTGCCGGGCGCTGTATCAGTATGTCGGCCAGGACACGGATGAGATCAGCTTCGAGGTCAACGACGTCTTCGACCTGGTCAAAGAAG atcCAACAGGATGGTGGACGGGCAGGATTAACGGAAGAGAAGGCCTCTTTCCTGGCAATTATGTAGAAAAGATTTGA